In a genomic window of Vulpes vulpes isolate BD-2025 chromosome 6, VulVul3, whole genome shotgun sequence:
- the LOC112927504 gene encoding uncharacterized protein — protein sequence MEEQVETSVVSQEPTRMEKSTDTEEDNIAGPLFMNKTTQFPSVHAEVLLEPEETPEAACGGSPKPSTPKAVTPPSSPSPAAVSQEFAYVPADPAQFAAQMLAIAASKAGQPPPYSNMWTLYCLTDMNKQSRPSPPPAPGPFPQTTLYLSNPKDPQFLQQPPKVTSPTYVMMDDSKKTSAPPFILVGLNVQEAQDWKPLPGHAVVSQSDALKRYAAIQVPIAVPADQKFQKHSPNPQNVSPPTSGQDVPRPQSPVFLSVAFPVEDVAKKGSGSGDKCTPFGSYGIAGEITLTTAPVRRAET from the coding sequence ATGGAAGAACAGGTAGAAACATCTGTAGTTTCCCAAGAACCTACACGGATGGAGAAATCTACGGACACAGAGGAGGACAATATAGCTGGACCACTGTTTATGAACAAAACCACTCAGTTCCCATCAGTTCACGCAGAGGTGCTCCTGGAGCCCGAGGAGACCCCCGAAGCAGCCTGCGGTGGCAGCCCGAAACCATCTACCCCTAAGGCTGTGACCCCACCCTCCTCACCATCTCCAGCAGCTGTCTCACAAGAGTTTGCTTATGTGCCAGCTGACCCAGCTCAGTTTGCTGCTCAGATGTTAGCCATAGCAGCAAGCAAAGCAGGACAACCACCACCATACTCTAACATGTGGACCCTTTATTGTCTAACTGATATGAATAAACAGAGTCGCCCATCACCGCCACCTGCACCTGGGCCTTTCCCCCAAACAACCCTCTATTTATCTAATCCTAAGGATCCCCAGTTTCTGCAGCAGCCACCGAAAGTTACTTCTCCAACTTACGTGATGATGGATGACAGCAAGAAGACCAGTGCCCCACCTTTTATTTTAGTAGGCTTGAATGTTCAGGAAGCTCAGGATTGGAAACCTCTTCCTGGACATGCTGTTGTTTCTCAGTCAGATGCCTTGAAGAGATACGCTGCAATACAAGTACCCATTGCTGTTCCTGCAGATCAGAAATTCCAGAAACATAGCCCAAACCCCCAGAATGTTAGTCCTCCTACAAGTGGACAAGATGTCCCCAGGCCACAAAGcccagtttttctttctgttgcatTCCCAGTAGAAGATGTAGCCAAAAAAGGTTCAGGATCTGGTGACAAATGTACTCCCTTTGGAAGTTACGGTATTGCTGGAGAAATAACCTTGACTACTGCCCCTGTTCGCAGAGCAGAAACTTAA